One Bos taurus isolate L1 Dominette 01449 registration number 42190680 breed Hereford chromosome 3, ARS-UCD2.0, whole genome shotgun sequence DNA window includes the following coding sequences:
- the DENND4B gene encoding DENN domain-containing protein 4B isoform X4: MWGPAVYLCYKVGLAKANTLVYEAELLGRYPEEDNEAFPLPESVPVFCLPMGATIECWPAQTKYPVPVFSTFVLTGAAGDKVYGAALQFYEAFPRARLSERQARALGLLSAVERGRALGGRAVRSRRAIAVLSRWPAFPAFRAFLTFLYRYSVSGPHRLPLEAHISHFIHNVPFPSPQRPRILVQMSPYDNLLLCQPVSSPLPLSGASFLQLLQTLGPELAITLLLAVLTEHKLLVHSLRPDLLTSVCEALVSMIFPLHWQCPYIPLCPLVLADVLSAPVPFIVGIHSSYFDLHDPPVDVICVDLDTNTLFQTEEKKPLSPRTLPRRPYKVLLATLTHLYQQLDQTYTGPEEEASLEFLLTDYEAVCGRRARLEREVQGAFLRFMACLLKGYRDFLRPLTQAPSEGSRDVDNLFFLQGFLKSRERSSHKLYSQLLHTQMFSQFIEECSFGSARHAALEFFDSCVDKVHPEQEKPEPVPLVELEELSGSELTVFIMPPEEPPAPEGSESTPQYCYDGFPELRAELFEAPQEQAGALPVPGPSRSAPSSPAPRRTKQEMKVAQRMAQKSAAVPELWARCLLGHCYGLWFLCLPAYVRSAPSRVRALQTAYQVLRQMESRKVVLPDEVCYRVLMQLCSHYGQPVLSVRVMLDMRRAGIVPNTITYGYYNKAVLESKWPSGTPGGRLRWAKLRNVVLGAAQFRQPLREQRQRQQKREEVETAAQEAGSSKTEPYLERPSPTRPLQRQTTWAGRSLRDPASPMGRLVKSGSLGSARGAQPTVEAGVAHMIEALGVLEPRGSPIPWHDGSLSDLSLTGEESAPGGSPGDSGSALSTQSTETLEGPSGRVPKAGGRQDEASTPRRGLGARLQQLLTPSRRSPTSRAPPSELPPDLPPSARRSPMDSLLHPRERPGSTASESSASLGSEWDLSESSLSSVSLRRSSERLSDTPGSFQPPSLEILLSSCSLCRACDSLVYDEEIMAGWAPDDSNLNTTCPFCACPFVPLLSVQTLDSRPSAPSPKPAPAGASGSSNAPVPGGPGPVLSDRRLCLALDEPQLCNGHMGTASRRVESGAWAYLSPLVLRKELESLVENEGSEVLALPELPAAHPIIFWNLLWYFQRLRLPSILPCLVLASRDGPPPHQAPAPWIMPDPASVQVRLLWDVLTPDPDSCPPLYVLWRVHSQIPQRVVWPGPVPASLSLALLESVLRHVGLNEVHKAIGLLLETLGPPPTGLHLQRGIYREILFLTLAALGKDHMDIVAFDKKYKSAFNKLASTMGKEELRQRRAQMPTPKAIDCRKCFGAPLEC, from the exons ATG TGGGGCCCAGCAGTGTACCTGTGCTACAAGGTGGGCCTGGCCAAGGCCAACACACTGGTGTATGAGGCAG AGCTGCTGGGCCGCTACCCAGAGGAGGACAATGAGGCGTTCCCGCTGCCCGAGTCAGTGCCCGTCTTCTGCCTGCCCATGGGGGCCACTATCGAGTGCTGGCCTGCCCAGACCAAGTACCCCGTGCCCGTCTTCTCCACCTTTGTGCTCACGGGTGCAGCTGGTGATAAG GTGTACGGTGCTGCCCTGCAGTTCTACGAGGCGTTCCCGAGGGCCAGGCTGTCGGAGCGGCAGGCTCGGGCCCTGGGCCTGCTGAGTGCTGTGGAGCGGGGCCGGGCACTGGGGGGCCGGGCTGTGCGCAGCCGCCGCGCCATCGCTGTGCTGTCCCGCTGGCCTGCCTTCCCGGCCTTCCGCGCCTTCCTCACCTTCCTCTACCGCTACTCCGTCTCCGGCCCCCACCGTCTGCCCCTGGAAGC gCACATCTCCCACTTCATTCACAatgttcccttcccttccccacagAGACCCCGCATCCTGGTGCAG ATGTCTCCCTATGACAACCTGCTCCTCTGCCAGCCTGTATCCTCACCCCTGCCCCTCAG TGGTGCCAGCTTCCTGCAGCTGCTGCAGACCCTGGGCCCGGAGCTGGCGATCACACTGCTGCTTGCTGTGCTCACGGAACACAAGCTACTAGTCCACTCGCTGCGGCCAGATCTGCTCACCAGCGTCTGCGAGGCCCTTGTCTCT ATGATCTTCCCGCTGCACTGGCAGTGCCCCTACATTCCGCTGTGCCCACTGGTGCTGGCAGATGTGCTGAGTGCCCCCGTGCCCTTCATCGTGGGTATCCACTCCAGCTACTTCGATCTGCATGACCCACCTGTGGATGTCATCTGTGTGGATCTTGATACCAACACGCTCTTCCA GACTGAGGAAAAGAAGCCCCTCTCCCCTCGGACCCTGCCCCGCAGACCCTACAAGGTTCTGCTGGCCACACTGACACATCTGTACCAGCAGCTGGATCAGA CGTATACTGGCCCGGAGGAGGAGGCCTCCCTGGAATTCCTGCTGACGGACTATGAGGCAGTGTGTGGCCGCCGGGCCCGGCTAGAGCGCGAGGTCCAGGGAGCCTTCCTCCGCTTCATGGCCTGCCTGCTCAAGGGCTACCGGGACTTCCTGCGCCCACTCACCCAGGCCCCCTCTGAGGGGTCTCGCGATGTTGACAACCTCTTCTTCCTGCAAG GCTTCCTCAAGTCCCGAGAACGTTCCAGCCACAAGCTGTACTCCCAGCTGCTACACACACAGATGTTCTCCCAGTTCATCGAGGAATGCTCCTTTGGCTCTGCTCGGCATGCTGCCCTTGAATTCTTTGACTCTTGTGTCGACAAG GTCCACCCAGAGCAGGAGAAACCTGAGCCCGTGCCCCTGGTGGAGCTGGAGGAGCTGTCAGGCAGTGAGCTCACCGTGTTTATCATGCCTCCCGAGGAGCCGCCAGCGCCAGAGGGCAGTGAATCCACTCCCCAGTACTG TTACGATGGGTTCCCCGAGCTACGGGCTGAGCTGTTCGAGGCTCCTCAAGAACAAGCTGGGGCTCTGCCTGTGCCAGGCCCTTCCCGCAGCGCCCCCAGCAGTCCTGCCCCTCGCCGCACCAAACAG GAGATGAAGGTGGCGCAGCGGATGGCACAGAAGTCAGCAGCTGTGCCTGAGCTGTGGGCCCGGTGCCTGCTGGGCCACTGCTACGGGCTGTGGTTCCTGTGTCTGCCTGCCTACGTGCGCTCGGCGCCCTCCCGGGTGCGGGCGCTGCAGACGGCCTACCAGGTGCTGCGCCAGATGGAGAGCCGCAAGGTGGTGCTGCCTGACGAG GTGTGTTACCGGGTGCTGATGCAGCTGTGCTCGCACTACGGGCAGCCCGTGCTGTCCGTGCGGGTCATGCTGGACATGCGGCGGGCGGGCATCGTGCCCAACACCATCACCTATGGCTACTACAACAAG GCTGTGCTGGAAAGCAAGTGGCCATCTGGCACACCGGGTGGGCGCCTGCGCTGGGCCAAGCTCCGGAACGTGGTCCTGGGGGCTGCTCAGTTCCGCCAGCCCTTGCGAGAACAGCGGCAGCGGCAGCAGAAGCGGGAGGAGGTGGAGACAGCAGCCCAAGAGGCAGGCAGCTCGAAGACAG AGCCCTATTTGGAGCGCCCCTCCCCTACCCGCCCCCTTCAGCGCCAGACTACCTGGGCCGGGCGAAGCCTGCGGGACCCTGCCTCACCTATGGGGCGCCTGGTGAAGAGTGGCAGCCTGGGGAGTGCCCGAGGGGCACAGCCCACCGTGGAGGCTGGTGTGGCCCACA TGATAGAGGCCTTGGGGGTCCTGGAACCCCGGGGATCACCCATACCCTGGCATGATGGAAGCCTCTCAGACCTGAGCCTGACCGGGGAAGAGTCGGCACCTGGAGGCAGCCCAGGGGACTCAGGCTCAGCCCTGAGCACCCAGTCCACTGAAACCCTGGAAGGGCCAAGTGGGCGGGTGCCTAAGGCTGGTGGGCGTCAAGATGAGGCCAGCACCCCCCGAAGAGGGCTGGGCGCCCGCCTCCAACAGCTACTCACTCCTTCCCGCCGCTCCCCCACCTCTCGTGCCCCCCCGTCTGAGctgccccctgacctgcctccctcAGCCCgtcgcagccccatggacagcCTTCTGCACCCCCGGGAGCGCCCTGGATCCACTGCATCCGAG AGCTCAGCCTCTCTGGGCAGTGAGTGGGACCTCTCAGAATCTTCTCTCAGCAGTGTGAGCCTTCGTCGTTCCTCAGAGCGCCTCAGTGACACCCCTGGATCCTTCCAGCCACCTTCCCTGGAA ATTCTGCTGTCTAGCTGCTCGCTGTGCCGCGCCTGTGACTCCCTGGTGTACGATGAGGAGATCATGGCTGGCTGGGCGCCTGACGACTCCAACCTCAACACCACCTGTCCGTTCTGCGCCTGCCCCTTTGTGCCCCTGCTCAGCGTCCAGACCCTTGATTCCCGACCCAG CGCCCCCAGCCCCAAGCCTGCTCCTGCTGGTGCCAGCGGCAGCAGCAACgctcctgtccctgggggcccaggCCCTGTGCTCAGTGACCGCAGGCTTTGCCTAGCCCTGGATGAGCCGCAGCTCTGCAACGGGCACATGGGG ACTGCCTCCCGGCGTGTTGAGAGTGGGGCATGGGCGTATCTCAGCCCCCTCGTGCTGCGGAAGGAGCTGGAGTCACTGGTAGAGAACGAGGGCAGTGAGGTGCTGGCATTGCCTGAGTTGCCTGCCGCTCACCCCATCATCTTCTGGAACCTTCTGTGGTATTTCCAGCGGCTGCGCCTGCCCAGTATTCTGCCATGCTTGGTGCTGGCCTCCCGTGATGGGCCCCCGCCCCACCAG GCCCCAGCTCCTTGGATAATGCCTGATCCAGCATCCGTGCAGGTGCGGCTGCTGTGGGATGTCCTGACCCCTGATCCCGATAGCTGCCCACCTCTCTATGTGCTCTGGAGGGTCCACA GCCAGATCCCACAGCGGGTGGTATGGCCAGGTCCAGTACCTGCATCCCTTAGCCTGGCGTTGCTGGAATCGGTGCTGCGCCACGTCGGTCTCAACGAGGTGCACAAGGCTATAGGGCTCCTGCTAGAAACTCTAGGGCCCCCTCCCACTGGTCTGCACCTACAAAG GGGCATCTACCGTGAGATCTTATTCCTGACACTGGCTGCTCTGGGCAAGGACCACATGGATATAG TGGCCTTCGACAAGAAGTACAAATCCGCCTTTAACAAGCTGGCCAGCACCATGGGCAAGGAGGAGCTGAGGCAGCGGCGGGCACAGATGCCTACCCCAA
- the DENND4B gene encoding DENN domain-containing protein 4B isoform X1, which translates to MAEERPPRLVDYFVIAGLAGNGAPIPEETWIPEPSGPLRPPRPAEPITDVAVIARALGEEVPQGYTCIQASAGGHPLELSAGLLGGTQPVICYRRGRDKPPLVELGVLYEGKERPKPGFQVLDTTPYSHSANLAPPGPGHPRTYLTYRRAAEGAGLHALGITDLCLVLPSKGEGTPHTYCRLPRNLNPGMWGPAVYLCYKVGLAKANTLVYEAELLGRYPEEDNEAFPLPESVPVFCLPMGATIECWPAQTKYPVPVFSTFVLTGAAGDKVYGAALQFYEAFPRARLSERQARALGLLSAVERGRALGGRAVRSRRAIAVLSRWPAFPAFRAFLTFLYRYSVSGPHRLPLEAHISHFIHNVPFPSPQRPRILVQMSPYDNLLLCQPVSSPLPLSGASFLQLLQTLGPELAITLLLAVLTEHKLLVHSLRPDLLTSVCEALVSMIFPLHWQCPYIPLCPLVLADVLSAPVPFIVGIHSSYFDLHDPPVDVICVDLDTNTLFQTEEKKPLSPRTLPRRPYKVLLATLTHLYQQLDQTYTGPEEEASLEFLLTDYEAVCGRRARLEREVQGAFLRFMACLLKGYRDFLRPLTQAPSEGSRDVDNLFFLQGFLKSRERSSHKLYSQLLHTQMFSQFIEECSFGSARHAALEFFDSCVDKVHPEQEKPEPVPLVELEELSGSELTVFIMPPEEPPAPEGSESTPQYCYDGFPELRAELFEAPQEQAGALPVPGPSRSAPSSPAPRRTKQEMKVAQRMAQKSAAVPELWARCLLGHCYGLWFLCLPAYVRSAPSRVRALQTAYQVLRQMESRKVVLPDEVCYRVLMQLCSHYGQPVLSVRVMLDMRRAGIVPNTITYGYYNKAVLESKWPSGTPGGRLRWAKLRNVVLGAAQFRQPLREQRQRQQKREEVETAAQEAGSSKTEPYLERPSPTRPLQRQTTWAGRSLRDPASPMGRLVKSGSLGSARGAQPTVEAGVAHMIEALGVLEPRGSPIPWHDGSLSDLSLTGEESAPGGSPGDSGSALSTQSTETLEGPSGRVPKAGGRQDEASTPRRGLGARLQQLLTPSRRSPTSRAPPSELPPDLPPSARRSPMDSLLHPRERPGSTASESSASLGSEWDLSESSLSSVSLRRSSERLSDTPGSFQPPSLEILLSSCSLCRACDSLVYDEEIMAGWAPDDSNLNTTCPFCACPFVPLLSVQTLDSRPSAPSPKPAPAGASGSSNAPVPGGPGPVLSDRRLCLALDEPQLCNGHMGTASRRVESGAWAYLSPLVLRKELESLVENEGSEVLALPELPAAHPIIFWNLLWYFQRLRLPSILPCLVLASRDGPPPHQAPAPWIMPDPASVQVRLLWDVLTPDPDSCPPLYVLWRVHSQIPQRVVWPGPVPASLSLALLESVLRHVGLNEVHKAIGLLLETLGPPPTGLHLQRGIYREILFLTLAALGKDHMDIVAFDKKYKSAFNKLASTMGKEELRQRRAQMPTPKAIDCRKCFGAPLEC; encoded by the exons ATGGCGGAGGAGCGGCCCCCCCGGCTGGTGGATTACTTCGTGATAGCTGGACTTGCAGGGAACGGAGCACCCATCCCTGAGGAAACGTGGATTCCTGAACCCAGTGGACCCCTGCGCCCTCCCCGGCCAGCTGAGCCCATCACAGATGTGGCAGTCATCGCTAGGGCCCTGGGCGAGGAGGTGCCCCAGGGCTATACATGCATCCAGGCTTCCGCGGGGGGCCACCCCTTGGAACTCAGCGCTGGGCTCCTAGGTGGAACTCAACCTGTCATCTGCTACCGGAGGGGTCGTGACAAGCCCCCCCTCGTTGAGCTGGG GGTGTTGTATGAGGGGAAGGAACGTCCCAAGCCTGGCTTCCAAGTGCTAGATACGACACCCTATAGCCACTCAGCCAACCTGGCCCCTCCAGGCCCTGGGCACCCCCGCACCTACCTCACTTACCGGCGGGCAGCAGAGGGGGCAGGGCTGCATGCCTTGGGCATCACTGACCTCTGCCTGGTACTGCCCAGCAAGGGCGAGGGCACTCCTCATACTTACTGCCGATTGCCCCGCAACCTCAACCCCGGCATG TGGGGCCCAGCAGTGTACCTGTGCTACAAGGTGGGCCTGGCCAAGGCCAACACACTGGTGTATGAGGCAG AGCTGCTGGGCCGCTACCCAGAGGAGGACAATGAGGCGTTCCCGCTGCCCGAGTCAGTGCCCGTCTTCTGCCTGCCCATGGGGGCCACTATCGAGTGCTGGCCTGCCCAGACCAAGTACCCCGTGCCCGTCTTCTCCACCTTTGTGCTCACGGGTGCAGCTGGTGATAAG GTGTACGGTGCTGCCCTGCAGTTCTACGAGGCGTTCCCGAGGGCCAGGCTGTCGGAGCGGCAGGCTCGGGCCCTGGGCCTGCTGAGTGCTGTGGAGCGGGGCCGGGCACTGGGGGGCCGGGCTGTGCGCAGCCGCCGCGCCATCGCTGTGCTGTCCCGCTGGCCTGCCTTCCCGGCCTTCCGCGCCTTCCTCACCTTCCTCTACCGCTACTCCGTCTCCGGCCCCCACCGTCTGCCCCTGGAAGC gCACATCTCCCACTTCATTCACAatgttcccttcccttccccacagAGACCCCGCATCCTGGTGCAG ATGTCTCCCTATGACAACCTGCTCCTCTGCCAGCCTGTATCCTCACCCCTGCCCCTCAG TGGTGCCAGCTTCCTGCAGCTGCTGCAGACCCTGGGCCCGGAGCTGGCGATCACACTGCTGCTTGCTGTGCTCACGGAACACAAGCTACTAGTCCACTCGCTGCGGCCAGATCTGCTCACCAGCGTCTGCGAGGCCCTTGTCTCT ATGATCTTCCCGCTGCACTGGCAGTGCCCCTACATTCCGCTGTGCCCACTGGTGCTGGCAGATGTGCTGAGTGCCCCCGTGCCCTTCATCGTGGGTATCCACTCCAGCTACTTCGATCTGCATGACCCACCTGTGGATGTCATCTGTGTGGATCTTGATACCAACACGCTCTTCCA GACTGAGGAAAAGAAGCCCCTCTCCCCTCGGACCCTGCCCCGCAGACCCTACAAGGTTCTGCTGGCCACACTGACACATCTGTACCAGCAGCTGGATCAGA CGTATACTGGCCCGGAGGAGGAGGCCTCCCTGGAATTCCTGCTGACGGACTATGAGGCAGTGTGTGGCCGCCGGGCCCGGCTAGAGCGCGAGGTCCAGGGAGCCTTCCTCCGCTTCATGGCCTGCCTGCTCAAGGGCTACCGGGACTTCCTGCGCCCACTCACCCAGGCCCCCTCTGAGGGGTCTCGCGATGTTGACAACCTCTTCTTCCTGCAAG GCTTCCTCAAGTCCCGAGAACGTTCCAGCCACAAGCTGTACTCCCAGCTGCTACACACACAGATGTTCTCCCAGTTCATCGAGGAATGCTCCTTTGGCTCTGCTCGGCATGCTGCCCTTGAATTCTTTGACTCTTGTGTCGACAAG GTCCACCCAGAGCAGGAGAAACCTGAGCCCGTGCCCCTGGTGGAGCTGGAGGAGCTGTCAGGCAGTGAGCTCACCGTGTTTATCATGCCTCCCGAGGAGCCGCCAGCGCCAGAGGGCAGTGAATCCACTCCCCAGTACTG TTACGATGGGTTCCCCGAGCTACGGGCTGAGCTGTTCGAGGCTCCTCAAGAACAAGCTGGGGCTCTGCCTGTGCCAGGCCCTTCCCGCAGCGCCCCCAGCAGTCCTGCCCCTCGCCGCACCAAACAG GAGATGAAGGTGGCGCAGCGGATGGCACAGAAGTCAGCAGCTGTGCCTGAGCTGTGGGCCCGGTGCCTGCTGGGCCACTGCTACGGGCTGTGGTTCCTGTGTCTGCCTGCCTACGTGCGCTCGGCGCCCTCCCGGGTGCGGGCGCTGCAGACGGCCTACCAGGTGCTGCGCCAGATGGAGAGCCGCAAGGTGGTGCTGCCTGACGAG GTGTGTTACCGGGTGCTGATGCAGCTGTGCTCGCACTACGGGCAGCCCGTGCTGTCCGTGCGGGTCATGCTGGACATGCGGCGGGCGGGCATCGTGCCCAACACCATCACCTATGGCTACTACAACAAG GCTGTGCTGGAAAGCAAGTGGCCATCTGGCACACCGGGTGGGCGCCTGCGCTGGGCCAAGCTCCGGAACGTGGTCCTGGGGGCTGCTCAGTTCCGCCAGCCCTTGCGAGAACAGCGGCAGCGGCAGCAGAAGCGGGAGGAGGTGGAGACAGCAGCCCAAGAGGCAGGCAGCTCGAAGACAG AGCCCTATTTGGAGCGCCCCTCCCCTACCCGCCCCCTTCAGCGCCAGACTACCTGGGCCGGGCGAAGCCTGCGGGACCCTGCCTCACCTATGGGGCGCCTGGTGAAGAGTGGCAGCCTGGGGAGTGCCCGAGGGGCACAGCCCACCGTGGAGGCTGGTGTGGCCCACA TGATAGAGGCCTTGGGGGTCCTGGAACCCCGGGGATCACCCATACCCTGGCATGATGGAAGCCTCTCAGACCTGAGCCTGACCGGGGAAGAGTCGGCACCTGGAGGCAGCCCAGGGGACTCAGGCTCAGCCCTGAGCACCCAGTCCACTGAAACCCTGGAAGGGCCAAGTGGGCGGGTGCCTAAGGCTGGTGGGCGTCAAGATGAGGCCAGCACCCCCCGAAGAGGGCTGGGCGCCCGCCTCCAACAGCTACTCACTCCTTCCCGCCGCTCCCCCACCTCTCGTGCCCCCCCGTCTGAGctgccccctgacctgcctccctcAGCCCgtcgcagccccatggacagcCTTCTGCACCCCCGGGAGCGCCCTGGATCCACTGCATCCGAG AGCTCAGCCTCTCTGGGCAGTGAGTGGGACCTCTCAGAATCTTCTCTCAGCAGTGTGAGCCTTCGTCGTTCCTCAGAGCGCCTCAGTGACACCCCTGGATCCTTCCAGCCACCTTCCCTGGAA ATTCTGCTGTCTAGCTGCTCGCTGTGCCGCGCCTGTGACTCCCTGGTGTACGATGAGGAGATCATGGCTGGCTGGGCGCCTGACGACTCCAACCTCAACACCACCTGTCCGTTCTGCGCCTGCCCCTTTGTGCCCCTGCTCAGCGTCCAGACCCTTGATTCCCGACCCAG CGCCCCCAGCCCCAAGCCTGCTCCTGCTGGTGCCAGCGGCAGCAGCAACgctcctgtccctgggggcccaggCCCTGTGCTCAGTGACCGCAGGCTTTGCCTAGCCCTGGATGAGCCGCAGCTCTGCAACGGGCACATGGGG ACTGCCTCCCGGCGTGTTGAGAGTGGGGCATGGGCGTATCTCAGCCCCCTCGTGCTGCGGAAGGAGCTGGAGTCACTGGTAGAGAACGAGGGCAGTGAGGTGCTGGCATTGCCTGAGTTGCCTGCCGCTCACCCCATCATCTTCTGGAACCTTCTGTGGTATTTCCAGCGGCTGCGCCTGCCCAGTATTCTGCCATGCTTGGTGCTGGCCTCCCGTGATGGGCCCCCGCCCCACCAG GCCCCAGCTCCTTGGATAATGCCTGATCCAGCATCCGTGCAGGTGCGGCTGCTGTGGGATGTCCTGACCCCTGATCCCGATAGCTGCCCACCTCTCTATGTGCTCTGGAGGGTCCACA GCCAGATCCCACAGCGGGTGGTATGGCCAGGTCCAGTACCTGCATCCCTTAGCCTGGCGTTGCTGGAATCGGTGCTGCGCCACGTCGGTCTCAACGAGGTGCACAAGGCTATAGGGCTCCTGCTAGAAACTCTAGGGCCCCCTCCCACTGGTCTGCACCTACAAAG GGGCATCTACCGTGAGATCTTATTCCTGACACTGGCTGCTCTGGGCAAGGACCACATGGATATAG TGGCCTTCGACAAGAAGTACAAATCCGCCTTTAACAAGCTGGCCAGCACCATGGGCAAGGAGGAGCTGAGGCAGCGGCGGGCACAGATGCCTACCCCAA